GCGCCATTACTGGGATGTTTGCCGTCACCGGATGGCCACTGAGCCTGCCAATATCCTTTACCGACTGATGGAAGATGGTGAGCTTTCAATCGTCGCCGGGCGGTTGGTGTCGTTCACTGAGCAGGTTGATTCGGTCGAGGTAACGCTTCGGTTGCGTCAGCAGCGCGACCTCCAAAGCCTGAAGGTCAGTTCGGTAGTGAATTGCACGGGACCAGAAACGAATATCGCGCGACTGGCAGATCCGTTGATGCAGTCCCTTTGCGTGAAAGGATTGATCCAACCGGATGCCCTCGGTCTCGGACTTGAACTCTCCGACACGGGCGCTGTGGTCAATCGCGAAGGTCAGGCATCACAGGTGATGTACTACGTCGGGCCATTGCTCAAAGCCCGGTACTGGGAAAGCATCGCGGTTCCTGAGTTGCGAATTCACACCGCCAACCTGGCTGAGACCATTCGGAACTCTTTTGAAGAAGCGCCCGCCGGGGTTACCACTTTGAGCGAATAGCGGTCGGCGGCAAAAATCAATAGGACAGAAAGGACGCAGAAGACAAAAAAGACCCTGACTCAAAACCCTGAACCCTGAACCCTGAACCCCAATATGTGGTTACACAACAGTTCCTTCCTTCAATCTGGGAAACGGCAACCAGCCACACCTGGTGACTGGCAGCGAAGGTGTGGTGTGATTTGCCTGCATCTGGTCCTGAGCCTGGTTGTCCTGTGCGGGTTGGAGCTGTCTGTTTCTGCTCAGATTTACCGGTTTAAGTCCTACACCTCAGGGTCCGGCCTGCCCAGCAACGTCATCTACAGTATGTTTCAGGACAGCAAGGGCTTTCTCTGGATTGGAACGGATAGTGGGTTGTGTTGCTATGATGGCGTCGGGTTTCAAATTTACAGCAAGGACGAAGGGTTACCTGACACCAATGTCCGGGCGATGTGCGAAGACAAACAGGGACAGTTGTGGGTGACGACTGAAGGTGGGGTCAGCCGATTTACCGGCAGTGGGTTTGTAACCTTCACCACGGCGCAGGGCCTTTCCAACAATCGTACTTATTCGGCGACCGTCGGGCGGGATGGTACATTGTGGTTTGGAACAGCCAATGGCCTGAATCGCTTTGACGGAAAGCGGTTTACCGCTTACGGCACTGAACAGGGATTACCAGCGGAACGAATCTGGGCGCTCCTGGAAGATTCCAAGGGGACGCTCTGGATTGGTCAACGTGGCGGCGGGTTGATTCGGTTTCAGGATGGAAAGTTTACTATCTTTAATCAATCCAATGGCTTGCCAGATGATCGCGTATTCGGCCTGGCTGAAGATCCAGCCGGCGGATTATGGGTTACCACCAGCGGCGGCCTGTGTTTTTTCAATGGCAGCACGTTTCGAGTTTACACCCAGGCTGATGGGCTGGGGAGCAATTCCACGGATAAAGTGTTTATTGACCGGTATCATCGGGTGTGGTGCTCGACATTTGGCGGCGGGTTATGCCGCTTTGAAAACGGTCAGTTTGTGGTTTTTAATCGGGCGCATGGATTGCTTGATAACTATCTGACGGCTCTGATTCAGGATCGGGAAGGCAATATCTGGTGCGGTACCCGCTCAAGCGGTGTCTGCCGGTTTAGCAGTGAATTGTTTGCCTCCTACACCTCAGCCACCGGAATTACCAACGGCACCCTGACCGGCGTTGCTCAAACCCCGGATGGCACACTCTGGTTTTCGTCGCTTGGAGGTGGGCTTTCAAGCCTCAACAAAGCTGGAGACATCCGTCTCTATGGATTGAAGGAAGGATTGCCAGAGCTGGATTTGTGGACGGTGCTGGCCGATAGTCAGGGCCGAATCTGGATGGGCGGGGCGCGGGGGGTAGCCTGCCTTCAAAATGGACGGATTACCAGCTATCCACGTGAAGAAATTGGCGCTCGCGACCGAATCACGGCGATTATTGAAGATCGCCAGGGTCGGTTGTGGTTTGGCTCACACCCCAGCACGAGCAATGGGGTGGTGATGTTTGATGGAGCGAAATTTCAGCTTTTCACCACTGAGCAGGGATTGCCCCAGAACCCGGTTTCCAGTTTTACCCTTGATACTGATGGTACGCTTCTGGCCTGTTCCGAAGGAGGATTAAGCCAGTTTGACGGCACCCGATTTGTCCCGCACCCGGTTCAGGCACTGCTTGAAGACCGCCGGATTCGGTGTGTCTATGTGGACGAGCAAAAAGTCCTGTGGATTGGCTCGCTCAATGGATTGTTTCGATATGACGGAGTACGGGTTCAGCCGTTTACCCGTCAGGATGGGCTGGCCAGTGATACAGTGCGTGCCATCATCAGCCTGCGGGGGGAAATCTGGATTGGAACCTCACGTGGAATTTCAGTTTACGATGGTAAAACCTTCCGGAATTACACAACTCGGGAAGGACTGTTAAACGATGAGATCTTCACCAGTGCCTGTCTCCGTGAGCCGGATGGCACGCTCTGGTTTGGGACCAATGACGGAGCCCTCCGCTATCGGGCCATGCCTGAAATTGCAGTGCCGGCGGTGCCA
The nucleotide sequence above comes from Acidobacteriota bacterium. Encoded proteins:
- a CDS encoding GAF domain-containing protein; protein product: MWLHNSSFLQSGKRQPATPGDWQRRCGVICLHLVLSLVVLCGLELSVSAQIYRFKSYTSGSGLPSNVIYSMFQDSKGFLWIGTDSGLCCYDGVGFQIYSKDEGLPDTNVRAMCEDKQGQLWVTTEGGVSRFTGSGFVTFTTAQGLSNNRTYSATVGRDGTLWFGTANGLNRFDGKRFTAYGTEQGLPAERIWALLEDSKGTLWIGQRGGGLIRFQDGKFTIFNQSNGLPDDRVFGLAEDPAGGLWVTTSGGLCFFNGSTFRVYTQADGLGSNSTDKVFIDRYHRVWCSTFGGGLCRFENGQFVVFNRAHGLLDNYLTALIQDREGNIWCGTRSSGVCRFSSELFASYTSATGITNGTLTGVAQTPDGTLWFSSLGGGLSSLNKAGDIRLYGLKEGLPELDLWTVLADSQGRIWMGGARGVACLQNGRITSYPREEIGARDRITAIIEDRQGRLWFGSHPSTSNGVVMFDGAKFQLFTTEQGLPQNPVSSFTLDTDGTLLACSEGGLSQFDGTRFVPHPVQALLEDRRIRCVYVDEQKVLWIGSLNGLFRYDGVRVQPFTRQDGLASDTVRAIISLRGEIWIGTSRGISVYDGKTFRNYTTREGLLNDEIFTSACLREPDGTLWFGTNDGALRYRAMPEIAVPAVPKVMIRRVLVRDEAQADLAQLQLPYDQNTVQFDFAGVSLVDEEAVVYRHQLEGFEKGDWSDASRERSIRFTNLPPGQYVFRVQAGLHGKQWGDTVALELTVQRPFWQTWWFGLVVLASGSGIAFSLYRRQIRQLERRETRKVALLRHIQEQRLASLRELLESIRTINSQLDVDIVLQHLAEEGARLVNGEPGGIGLVENGQVVFRRLWLGGRWEDYQLRFQLGEAVAGKVAETGKAVIVNDPTASPEIVFPELIQMYYVNGWIDVPIVSRTGKIVGVLDVRRGKDQPLFGDSDRQLIESLANQAAIAIENAGLYSELEEKNLQLEEKNLTIAESFGELERLYKKEQEITQTLHELNRMKTNFMIVTSHEMRTPLTVLKGYIEALVEEYLGPLTFTQRRSLDTCRRMVERMVVTFDDILEMLKINEGRIALRPNQFDLTEIVQKIVSDLQTFVERRKQQVIFDAPDSIVLSADQGKIQMVLINVIQNAIKFTHDGGKIHITITQEQDWAKVSIADSGIGISAEEIERIFEKFYTSQDPSTHTSGKFEFSARGTGLGLAIAKSYVDAHGGRIWAESEGTGKGTTVFIHLPFASKSSHVELPKTGKLNVIQKNDS